Proteins from one Triticum aestivum cultivar Chinese Spring chromosome 7A, IWGSC CS RefSeq v2.1, whole genome shotgun sequence genomic window:
- the LOC123147454 gene encoding 60S acidic ribosomal protein P0, producing MAIKRTKAEKKIAYDQKLCQLLEEYTKVLIAVADNVGSKQLQEIRKGLRGDSIVLMGKNTLIRRCIKVHSEKTSNKDFLELSNLLVGNVGLIFTKGDLKEVREEVAKYKVGAPARVGLVAPVDVVVPPGNTGLDPSQTSFFQVLNIPTKINKGTVEITIPVELIKKGDKVGSSESALLAKLGIRPFSYGLVICNVYDSGSVFSPEVLDLTEEDLMDKFASGVSMVASLSLAISYPTMAAAPHMFLNAYKNVLAVALETDYSYDHADKIKEYLKDPSKFAVAAPAAAASGGAAAAAPKEEEKKDEPEEESDGEMGFSLFDD from the exons ATGGCGATCAAGAGGACCAAGGCCGAGAAGAAGATCGCGTACGACCAGAAGCTCTGCCAGCTGCTCGAGGAGTACACCAAGGTGCTCATCGCCGTCGCCGACAATGTCGGCTCCAAGCAGCTCCAGGAGATCCGCAAGGGTCTCCGCGGTGACTCCATCGTGCTCATGGGCAAGAACACCCTCATCCGCCGCTGCATCAAGGTGCACTCGGAGAAGACCAGCAACAAGGACTTCCTTGAGCTCAGCAACCTCCTCGTC GGTAACGTTGGCCTCATCTTCACCAAGGGTGACCTCAAGGAGGTTCGCGAGGAGGTCGCCAAGTACAAG GTTGGTGCTCCTGCTCGTGTTGGGCTAGTTGCACCTGTTGATGTGGTGGTTCCCCCTGGCAACACTGGTCTGGATCCCTCCCAGACGTCCTTCTTCCAG GTGCTTAACATTCCCACCAAGATTAACAAGGGTACTGTGGAAATTACTATCCCAGTGGAGCTAATCAAGAAAGGTGACAAGGTGGGCTCCTCTGAGTCTGCCCTGCTTGCCAAGCTTGGTATCCGCCCCTTCTCATATGGACTGGTCATCTGCAATGTCTATGACAGTGGGTCAGTCTTCAGCCCTGAGGTTCTTGACCTCACCGAGGAAGACCTGATGGACAAGTTTGCATCTGGTGTTTCCATGGTTGCCTCACTGTCCCTGGCGATCTCATACCCCACCATGGCTGCTGCGCCTCACATGTTCCTCAACGCATACAAGAATGTTCTTGCGGTTGCTTTGGAGACAGACTACTCATATGACCATGCTGATAAGATCAAGGAGTACCTCAAG GACCCCAGCAAGTTTGCCGTTGctgcccctgctgctgctgcctctggtggtgctgccgccgctgcccccaaggaggaggagaagaaggatgaGCCCGAGGAGGAATCAGATGGCGAGATGGGATTCAGCCTGTTCGACGACTAA